In Athalia rosae chromosome 6, iyAthRosa1.1, whole genome shotgun sequence, one DNA window encodes the following:
- the LOC105688642 gene encoding protein jim lovell isoform X7 → MYTRDTFFYVICSKIFENLLNKVKKVSRYTHRRTRGDVASNTAFEFGRPFRSLVRQMHEGQKYFKNKAVSISRLIWQWMLRVGWRCNGKKFAKGLGLEIDNMDQQYCLRWNNHPANLTDVLSSLLAREALCDVTLACVGETFKAHQTILSACSPYFENIFLQNTHPHPIIFLKDVNDTEMKALLHFMYKGEVNVSQHLLPMFLKTAEALQIRGLTDNSVNNKTEPKSPSPESETQTSARHHESPNPTSHPDKRKRKNSASYDVSFTGPPSERFLSDSQASSQCSYKSSPPVIPKLNNTLGSDLEDGGRPISPASQPQPPIKQELDHHMPDFHDNISLPTNVARKVQRDGNSEETMDDQSVIDSNNHNSSLMRIASKTAIMAGGYLSVRAPDALFYYQGKRTSCKSLRRGWRAAYRCPQRRRTRNRII, encoded by the exons ATGTACACTAGGGATACATTCTTTTACGTAATATgttcgaaaatattcgaaaacctgctaaataaagtgaaaaaagtaaGCCGCTACACGCATCGGCGGACACGCGGTGATGTCGCGTCCAATACGGCGTTTGAATTTGGGCGCCCTTTTCGCTCGCTGGTTCGGCAGATGCACGAAGGTcaaaagtattttaaaaataaggCCGTAAGCATTAGCAGATTGATATGGCAGTGGATGTTAAGGGTCGGGTGGCGTTGTAATGGCAAAAAGTTTGCGAAAG GGTTGGGACTGGAGATAGACAACATGGACCAACAGTATTGCCTCCGGTGGAACAACCATCCTGCCAACCTGACGGATGTTTTAAGTTCATTACTTGCACGTGAAGCACTTTGCGATGTCACGTTGGCCTGCGTCGGTGAAACTTTCAAAGCCCATCAGACTATACTGTCAGCTTGTAGTCCGTACTTTGAAAACATATTCCTTCAGAACACTCATCCGCACCCAATAATATTCCTAAAGGATGTTAACGATACAGAAATGAAAGCCTTACTGCATTTCATGTACAAGGGAGAAGTTAACGTTAGTCAACATTTGTTACCAATGTTCCTCAAGACTGCGGAAGCATTGCAAATTAGGGGTCTCACTGATAATAGTGTAAATAACAAAACTGAACCGAAAAGCCCATCCCCTGAGTCAGAGACGCAAACCAGTGCAAGGCATCACGAGTCGCCCAACCCTACATCACACCCAGataaaaggaaacgaaagaatTCTGCCAGCTATGATGTCTCCTTCACTGGGCCCCCAAGCGAGAGATTTCTATCCGATTCTCAG GCATCATCTCAATGTAGTTACAAATCAAGTCCCCCAGTTATTCCGAAATTAAATAACACACTGGGAAGTGATTTGGAGGATGGTGGAAGACCCATCTCTCCAGCATCCCAGCCTCAGCCTCCTATAAAACAAGAACTTGACCACCACATGCCTGACTTCCATGACAACATCTCCCTTCCT ACTAATGTGGCGAGGAAAGTTCAAAGAGATGGGAACAGTGAGGAAACTATGGATGATCAGAGTGTGATTGATTCTAACAATCACAACTCTTCTCTAATGCGTATCGCCAGCAAAACTGCTATTATGGCTGGTGGCTACCTTTCGGTCAGAGCACCAGATGCCCTATTTTACTATCAGGGGAAAC GGACATCCTGTAAGTCTCTTAGGAGAGGATGGAGGGCCGCCTACAGGTGCCCTCAGCGACGGCGTACCAGGAACAGAATCATCTGA
- the LOC105688642 gene encoding zinc finger and BTB domain-containing protein 8A isoform X3, whose protein sequence is MYTRDTFFYVICSKIFENLLNKVKKVSRYTHRRTRGDVASNTAFEFGRPFRSLVRQMHEGQKYFKNKAVSISRLIWQWMLRVGWRCNGKKFAKGLGLEIDNMDQQYCLRWNNHPANLTDVLSSLLAREALCDVTLACVGETFKAHQTILSACSPYFENIFLQNTHPHPIIFLKDVNDTEMKALLHFMYKGEVNVSQHLLPMFLKTAEALQIRGLTDNSVNNKTEPKSPSPESETQTSARHHESPNPTSHPDKRKRKNSASYDVSFTGPPSERFLSDSQASSQCSYKSSPPVIPKLNNTLGSDLEDGGRPISPASQPQPPIKQELDHHMPDFHDNISLPGHPVSLLGEDGGPPTGALSDGVPGTESSEHQNPHEMLDGLDDPTFFTSSSIESVPVSDVGKVNLSDFYEKLPYTYTSKCKICGRVVANLKNHYLTHNPGNYVCPKCGCHRTRLDNLKDHIKRKHPDVE, encoded by the exons ATGTACACTAGGGATACATTCTTTTACGTAATATgttcgaaaatattcgaaaacctgctaaataaagtgaaaaaagtaaGCCGCTACACGCATCGGCGGACACGCGGTGATGTCGCGTCCAATACGGCGTTTGAATTTGGGCGCCCTTTTCGCTCGCTGGTTCGGCAGATGCACGAAGGTcaaaagtattttaaaaataaggCCGTAAGCATTAGCAGATTGATATGGCAGTGGATGTTAAGGGTCGGGTGGCGTTGTAATGGCAAAAAGTTTGCGAAAG GGTTGGGACTGGAGATAGACAACATGGACCAACAGTATTGCCTCCGGTGGAACAACCATCCTGCCAACCTGACGGATGTTTTAAGTTCATTACTTGCACGTGAAGCACTTTGCGATGTCACGTTGGCCTGCGTCGGTGAAACTTTCAAAGCCCATCAGACTATACTGTCAGCTTGTAGTCCGTACTTTGAAAACATATTCCTTCAGAACACTCATCCGCACCCAATAATATTCCTAAAGGATGTTAACGATACAGAAATGAAAGCCTTACTGCATTTCATGTACAAGGGAGAAGTTAACGTTAGTCAACATTTGTTACCAATGTTCCTCAAGACTGCGGAAGCATTGCAAATTAGGGGTCTCACTGATAATAGTGTAAATAACAAAACTGAACCGAAAAGCCCATCCCCTGAGTCAGAGACGCAAACCAGTGCAAGGCATCACGAGTCGCCCAACCCTACATCACACCCAGataaaaggaaacgaaagaatTCTGCCAGCTATGATGTCTCCTTCACTGGGCCCCCAAGCGAGAGATTTCTATCCGATTCTCAG GCATCATCTCAATGTAGTTACAAATCAAGTCCCCCAGTTATTCCGAAATTAAATAACACACTGGGAAGTGATTTGGAGGATGGTGGAAGACCCATCTCTCCAGCATCCCAGCCTCAGCCTCCTATAAAACAAGAACTTGACCACCACATGCCTGACTTCCATGACAACATCTCCCTTCCT GGACATCCTGTAAGTCTCTTAGGAGAGGATGGAGGGCCGCCTACAGGTGCCCTCAGCGACGGCGTACCAGGAACAGAATCATCTGAACACCAGAACCCACACGAAATGCTTGACGGACTTGATG ATCCgacattttttacttcttcaaGCATTGAAAGTGTGCCGGTATCGGATGTAGGGAAAGTAAATCTGTCAGATTTTTATGAAAAgctaccgtatacgtataccagtAAATGTAAAATATGTGGGAGAGTCGTAGCGAATCTCAAAAATCATTATTTGACGCATAATCCAGGAAACTATGTGTGCCCTAAATGTGGCTGTCATAGGACGAGATTAGATAATCTGAAGGATCACATTAAACGCAAACATCCTGACGTAGAATGA